The window TGACTAGTAGTGATCACCGCAGATAATTGTTCGAGAAAAATAGAGCATGCGGCCACCAATACATTTGTACTTATTGTATAACTCTATGCATAAAACAAGGTTACATTGCATATGTGGCAATGTGATACTATAACTTGCGGAATTTGAAAGTCTGATACAAATTCCACCCGGTTCTTATGTCAGTTAACATATATAAGCAACTCCAATTACTTTGCAGAACTCTTCCTGTCCAACGAactttgtataattcaaatttgttgAAGTACTTCATTAGAAAACGGTGCATGTTTAAGCTAtgaatttattatttatttaatcAGTTTCGCATTCAGATGGGTAGCAAGTTTACAAGTTTTTGATTCGTATATTTCAAATAGAAGAAAAACTCATTCGAACCAGTGTATTTCAAGTGGCTATTCGAGTAACGATGAAAACAGTCAAAGCCACACACATTACCACCTGAAGTTGTCAACCACCGAATATCACATGGCGTTCAAGGTTCAGTTACTTACGCAGACAGGAACGTAACAGGGGATGAAGAACATAGCAACTTGTTCTGAACCACAAGCGGCAGTCAAAACAATGAGAAAATTACCTGCTTCAGCATCTGCACAAGATCATGCTTTTTCTTACTTAAGGTATCCAGCTTGTCAGTCAACTCTCTCTTCCTTTCTTCAACTCCACCAGGTTGACCCACCTAAAACAGAAATAGGGCTCAGAGGTCTAGATGAAAaaggaaggggagccttggcgcagtggtaaagctgctgccttgtgaccatgaggtcatgggttcaagtcctggaaacagcctcttacagaaatgtagggaaaggctgcgtactatagacccaaagtggtcggacccttccctggaccctgcgcaagcgggagctacatgcaccaggttgccctttttttttagGTCTAGATGAAAAAGAGAACAAGCACATATTTGGTGCTGCCAAGCATAATGCACGAAGCTTCCAAGCATAGGCAGTTAGCTTGCAAACAAGAGCAGTATGTGCGGTTAATCAATTCTATTCAGGAATCAGAGAGCACTCAGCAAAATCTCCgtgaaaaactactccctccgtcccaaaataagtgtctaaaGTTTAGTATAACttcgtactagagctagtacaaagttaagacacttattttggggcggagggagtattaaacTGTTGTTCAGCAGCAACCAGTAATATATTGTATTCTCAGGAAAGAGCTGACTGTTGTCCAGTGTAGCTAAGAAGCTTAATTGTTGAGTAGGAGTAAAACTCAAAAGCATCATTAGttatcctggaaacagcctcttacagaaatgtagggaaaggctgcgtactatagacccaaagtggtcggacccttccctggaccctgcgcaagcgggagctacatgcaccaggttgccctttttttttagGTCTAGATGAAAAAGAGAACAAGCACATATTTTGGTGCTGCCAAGCATAATGCACGAAGCTTCCAAGCATAGGCAGTTAGCTTGCAAACAAGAGGTCTAGATGAAAaaggaaggggagccttggcgcagtggtaaagctgctgccttgtgaccatgaggtcatgggttcaagtcctggaaacagcctcttacagaaatgtagggaaaggctgcgtactatagacccaaagtggtcggacccttccctggaccctgcgcaagcgggagctacatgcaccaggttgccctttttttttagGTCTAGATGAAAAAGAGAACAAGCACATATTTGGTGCTGCCAAGCATAATGCACGAAGCTTCCAAGCATAGGCAGTTAGCTTGCAAACAAGAGCAGTATGTGCGGTTAATCAATTCTATTCAGGAATCAGAGAGCACTCAGCAAAATCTCCgtgaaaaactactccctccgtcccaaaataagtgtctaaaGTTTAGTATAACttcgtactagagctagtacaaagttaagacacttattttggggcggagggagtattaaacTGTTGTTCAGCAGCAACTAGTAATATATTGTATTCTCAGGAAAgagttgactgttgtccagtgtagCTAAGAAGCTTAATTGTTGAGTAGGAGTAAAACTCAAAAGCATCATTAGttatcctggaaacagcctcttagggaaaggctgcgtactatagacccaaagtggtcggacccttccctggaccctgcgcaagcgggagctacatgcaccaggttgccctttttttttagGTCTAGATGAAAAAGAGAACAAGCACATATTTTGGTGCTGCCAAGCATAATGCACGAAGCTTCCAAGCATAGGCAGTTAGCTTGCAAACAAGAGGTCTAGATGAAAaaggaaggggagccttggcgcagtggtaaagctgctgccttgtgaccatgaggtcatgggttcaagtcctggaaacagcctcttacagaaatgtagggaaaggctgcgtactatagacccaaagtggtcggacccttccctggaccctgcgcaagcgggagctacatgcaccaggttgccctttttttttagGTCTAGATGAAAAAGAGAACAAGCACATATTTGGTGCTGCCAAGCATAATGCACGAAGCTTCCAAGCATAGGCAGTTAGCTTGCAAACAAGAGCAGTATGTGCGGTTAATCAATTCTATTCAGGAATCAGAGAGCACTCAGCAAAATCTCCgtgaaaaactactccctccgtcccaaaataagtgtctaaaGTTTAGTATAACttcgtactagagctagtacaaagttaagacacttattttggggcggagggagtattaaacTGTTGTTCAGCAGCAACCAGTAATATATTGTATTCTCAGGAAAGAGCTGACTGTTGTCCAGTGTAGCTTAATTGTTGAGTAGGAGTAAAACTCAAAAGCATCATTAGttatcctggaaacagcctcttacagaaatgtagggaaaggctgcgtactatagacccaaagtggtcggacccttccctggaccctgcgcaagcgggagcttcttgcaccaggttgccctttttttttagGTCTAGATGAAAAAGAGAACAAGCACATATTTTGGTGCTGCCAAGCATAATGCACGAAGCTTCCAAGCATAGGCAGTTAGCTTGCAAACAAGAGCAGTATGTGCGGTTAATCAATTCTATTCAGGAATCAGAGAGCACTCAGCAAAATCTCCgtgaaaaactactccctccgtcccaaaataagtgtctaaaGTTTAGTATAACttcgtactagagctagtacaaagttaagacacttattttggggcggagggagtattaaacTGTTGTTCAGCAGCAACCAGTAATATATTGTATTCTCAGGAAAGAGCTGACTGTTGTCCAGTGTAGCTAAGAAGCTTAATTGTTGAGTAGGAGTAAAACTCAAAAGCATCATTAGTTATCCTTACTTATTGGCTTATTCCAACCCAGAAACGGAAGAGACAACCTAGGAATCTCATCCTACTTCCAACAATATGCTAAAAGTCTAGATTCTAAGATAGAAAAGAACCATCACAATACCATGACGAGTAGCAATTCCAAAAATCTACTGTCGGGGCTTCACAAATAGGCATCCACCAATGACATGAATCTAATCTCAAAAAATCTACATGAGTCCCCAAATGAAGGCCATTGTTAGCAGGATGGCAGCTAAAGTTCCACATAGATCAACAGGAAGCTATCAGGAGCCATGAATTACTACGGGCCTCACCTCCGAGTTGGGGTCGAAGCCTTCATTTTCGCCTTGCCCTTCTTCAGGGTCACCATTGCCGCCGGCATCAGCATCTCCGGCGACCACCTCCCCCGCATCGTCCATTtccacatcctccaccgccccctcctcctgctcctcctcatcTCCTTGCTGCTGCTCGTCTTGGCCATCTCCCTCCCCCTGTTGATCCTGCACACCCTGCCCCTCTTCCtccccctgctgctgctgctgctgcatctgCACATCATGCCCCTCCTCCTCCTGCCGCTCGGCCTGATGCTGCTGCTGACCCCCGTCCACCTCCGGCGCCTCCCCCACGGCCACGGGCCCCGCGGCGCCGTCGTCCGGGCGGGAGTTGGGGGAGTTGGGCCGGGGAGCCCCGGCGAGGCGGGAGACGGCGAGGGaccggcggtggaggaggcggcggaactGGGACGCGGAGAGCGTGGGTGGGGGCACCGGCCAGCGGCGCGCGGCGTCGTCCCCGCCCCGGTGGAGGTTGCCGCGGTACATCGAGATCGCCACCATCTCTGCCTGGACTGCCCGTGCGGAGTGGGGGCTTCGGGTGCGAGCGCCGGCGGCGGCCCCGGGTTTCGGTGAGCCGCCGTTGGGCCTTCACGGCGGATCTATATTTCGCGTTCTCTCCTTGCGGAATTCGGCGCGGGTGCTGACCAAACTCCGGGCCTTCGGATTAGTTGTCGTTGGGCCCTCCCGGTTTTCTAGCTCATTTACTGTTAGTTagcttttagttttttctttttgttttttttagaGAACAGCTTTGAGTTACCTTTTTTTGTGAGGGGTAAAGCCAATTTATTCATCAAAAGCCACAACGAGTGGGATAATTCAAGATCGTGGGGTTGGGCAAACCAAACGTGACGACCTAGACCTAGAGTAAGAGAATGCTTGACTAAATTATGTACTTCATGATGGATAGCACGACCTTCGAAAATGTAATTACGATTGAAAAGAGCTGCTAAAGATTTAATCTCACTAACTATAGCACCATTCCTTCCTCGGTTCCCTTTTGCGATATCAGTGATTACTTGCTTCGAGTCGGAGGATATAATGAAGTTCTGCAGATTGAGATCCTGCGCCAATGTTAAACCTTCCTGACATGCAATTGCTTCCAGTGGTTGGGTCTTCAACACATGGAATAACCAATGTTGAGCTCCCAAGGAAATTACTTGCACTGTCCCGACAAACTGTTGCTGTCGAACCCCCTCTGGTTGATCTCACCTTCGCATCTACATGGATTTTTGTGTGCCCATTTGGGGGAGCTCTTGGGTAGCGCCGTTCGACAATTGGAACACCTGGTGCACTTCCTGTATGTGTTTCTCTGACCACATTTAGCTCACGGATGAACTTCGTAATGAAGGCATATGTGGCCTATGGTGTTTGGAAAATGCCTTCGTCAATAGCTTTGAGACGTGCATGGCAGACTGACCAGAGAGTGACTGCTAGCAAAATAAATCGCTCGTGGGGCAGCGATTCCATCAACGTAAACAACCGGGTGTTTCGCGTTCGGTTCCATCGTTGTCATTGGGGTATGTGCCAGGTCATCATCAACAAGTGCCCATATGCATCTCGACATCGTGCAGTTTATTAATGAATGCCTCCATGAGTCCGGTGCCCCACATAATCCACAGAAGCTATCATGTTCCATGAGTCGATGAGCTCGAACATGTTGTGTAGGCAAGTTTAGATAATCTCCAAAGGAACATCGTATTTCCCCGGGTACCTAGGTCTTCCACAAAGTTTTCCAGGCTCCTTCCTTCATTGATGCCCTAGAAGAACCCGGATTTCCTTCGAGCCATGCTtcctgacgatgacatgtacctagggtagggtcataggcctgacctagacaccctacccaaggacactgccctagagtCAAAGACATTCAAAACACAATAGAAGAAACCGACTGAGTTCACCaaggagtgcaatccactcgaccttcaacctcactcggataccccaattccattcgaccaagatgaagtcactcgaccatacaagaaaccactcggcatGCAGAAGGCctaaagtcactcaggatggcaacgatcaggcattcactctgtagtcttaaagatcatttatagCTCTTTATAgccggcattaccagtaacgccctgtcttaatgtacattgaaccatgtgtaacatgggatggctggggtcctggcgcactctatataagccacccccctcctctggcacaggggttcgcacccctgtaactctcatgcataatccagtcgaccaagcctccgggcaccgagacgtagcgttgttacttccttcgagaagggcctgaactcgtaaaccttgcgtgcacaacttcaccgtagctaggatcttgcctcctcctacgtaccccctattctactatcagacttactcccacgatagttggcgcccaccatcgggcaggtgtcttagcgactccgGTGAGGTTGCAATTTTTTCGATCTCCAGCAACATGGTTTCTGGCGGTGGCTTGGCTctaggccgcgagatccgtctcggcgcactcgttttcatcgccgacgactccgcctggctccaagagGCCCCTCTCGACGTCGAGGCCCTTCCCATCCATGGGGCGACGCACTTCCGTGCGAGTGCCTGCGGCGTCCTCCtgtggcagccgtcgacccagtatcggtcggctcccgtatCGTCCACCCTTCCGGCTGTATGCCGCcacaagcgatccggtcggtcgcgaCTTCAAcgatgggtgaagcatgcggtggcacgccagtcggccacccctcaagtcgcggtaatcgagcccgacgaatctctctacggactGTTCGACCTGTAGACTGGTTCTGCTGAGACTTTGTCCGAGTGCGGGAGCAGCGAcccggcggcggaggtcctgatggtcgacaCGCCGCACAGCCCGCCTGGTTTCCTCCGCAgtcacggcggcgatggtggcggcggtcCATCGCGTGGTCATGACGAGTATCACCCCGAAGCCCTCACTTCGGAGCAGAGAGATGAGCTGCACCGTCGCAACATAGAGGCGCTCCACACTCCCATCATCGGAGAGGTctctgaggctcgggccttggagactGCACGCCTAGCCACTTTGGCTGAGTGCGCGCGTCTGGAGAACCTCCAACATTCACTCGACGAGCGCGCTCGATGACAgatccccgaatccagtcgacgacacCGACAGTTGTTTCCGCTTGAACCTCAGGTATACCACACTCCGATCTAGAATCTTATAgttgcaacccgtatagcagagtcgattcagctgtCCCAATCAGAGGCTGGAAGACGTTTGATGCAGATCTGAgcattgctccgggcagcaggtgaGCAAAACACAGCCgtttctcagtcgcgcaacaggatccaCAGTAGGTCCGTAGTggcggacacagtccagtcggcccacagcccaagatcgccttcgTGGCGTGAGGGTCGTGGTCACTGCCAAGAGCAATACCTGGGTTAGAACCACaagcagtatgatcatcgactcgGTCGAGATGACCGCCGTCGAGTGCCAACGCCCCCTCCGAGGGGCGGATCATAAGGGCCTCGGCCTTACGATGAAAGACGCCCATATGGCGACGAGCGAAGGATCCCAGTCGACCAAAGAGAGCCCGAGTTTGATGCAAGATCAATTCTTGTAcaaggtctggtcgacagaaaCCAGGCACACAGAGAAGGTCAAGATAGGAATCACCTGAGTGGAGGCAGAGTTCACGTGTCTGGGCCTGAATGTTTCAACAAAGTCACCAGAGCTGCTGAAATTccgcccaacttcaggttggcgacgagAGTAAGCAAGTTTACCGGTGAGtcgaagcccgatacttggctagaggattaccgagtggctgtgcagattggcggtggcaatgacgaTGTAGCCTTGAAGCATCTCCCCCTGATGTTGGAGGGTTCAgccagagcttggttgaatcagttggctcttGGTAGTATCTTCAGTTGGGAAGAGTTGGCCCGActgtttgtcaggacatttgagggcacttgcaaacggccTGCAGGGCTGACTGAATGACAGCATTGTGTccaaaaaccgaatgaaaccttaagagattacatccagaggtggaccacTCTTCATCATACAGTGGAAACTGTGTCACAACACCAAGCAGTCTGCACCTTCAAGGAGGGTGTTCGGTACAGAGAGcttaacctgaaattcggtcggacaggagatatgaccctgttccgaatgatggaaatagccactcggtatgctAACGACGAGGAAGAAGACTGACTCCATAGTGGCAAGAACAAACCAGTCGCCCAGGAc is drawn from Triticum dicoccoides isolate Atlit2015 ecotype Zavitan chromosome 4A, WEW_v2.0, whole genome shotgun sequence and contains these coding sequences:
- the LOC119286153 gene encoding histone H3.v1-like; translation: MVAISMYRGNLHRGGDDAARRWPVPPPTLSASQFRRLLHRRSLAVSRLAGAPRPNSPNSRPDDGAAGPVAVGEAPEVDGGQQQHQAERQEEEGHDVQMQQQQQQGEEEGQGVQDQQGEGDGQDEQQQGDEEEQEEGAVEDVEMDDAGEVVAGDADAGGNGDPEEGQGENEGFDPNSEVGQPGGVEERKRELTDKLDTLSKKKHDLVQMLKQILNAEEEIRTRSMQASLRAAMPQPPENTADGSVPRQVPRMTVDVNFSEFAGESDAGSNQGTPGRPLHHVHSISPSTASFARSPFGSRNHNPGNTPRSPAPFSTASPSRFAGTGHQGHHPSASLPAGNFVASSPSPAASGGSSSVFRDYRPPSST